The following DNA comes from bacterium BMS3Abin08.
AACATTTCTCAGCACCTGACGCTGCTAAGGAACCACCGAATAATCGACTACTACATGGACGGAAGGCTCCGTTGCTATTTCCTCGTTGATTCCATCATTCCCGACATCCTCGAGATACTGAAGAAGGATTACCCTGAGCCGATACCTGCACCTGCGTGCTGTCCTGTTACAAAAAAGGGGAAGTATCCGGGTAAGAGGAGACACTGAAACTGTATCCCTGATTTCCCTGTTGCCGAAAATGCAGAGCTTGGTATAAGTGAGCGAATTTCAGTGCTGAAAAGGTATCCGTACGGACATGCGATCTTGACGGGGATGATCCTGTTTGAGGGAGTAAGGATGAAAGCGGGGTCAATATATCAGAGATGGTAAGGGAAGCGGACACCCCGATGATTTTTAGGAGGTCTATATGTTGGTTATTGTAAGGAGCAGCCCTGATACCCCTGAAGGGAAGAGGGGGTTAAAGATGGCGCGGGACATGGCGGCGGATATTGTCTTTTTACAAAACGGTATCTATTTTGCTTTAAATGATATGATGGAGGGGTTCTGCGGAACCGCCTATGCCCTTGATGAAGATATACAACTGAGGGGGCTCTCAGGTCAGATGAGGGGCATAAGGGTTATAGGATGGGATGAGTTAATAGATTTGATGGCTGATGAGGATAAGGTGATCGGGACTTTTTAGTTGCAGGGTTTGATCGCATATCGCATAGCGCAAAGTGCATGGTGTAGAAGACAAGAGGCTTGGCGAGAAAACTCAGGTTGATATCGTCCGGCAAGATTCATCACGAAGTTTGAAAATAACTTCAGGGGGGTAACGATGGGCGTAAGGATAGTAATTCTTGGTGGTTCTTTTGGTGGTCTCACCTGTGCCTTTGATCTCAGGAGACAACTGGGAAAGAAGGCGGAGATCTCCGTTGTGTGTGACCTCGACGGTTTTATCTTTATTCCGTCACTCCCGTGGGTCTCCATGGGATACCGGAGTCCTGCTGATATCACGTTGCCTCTTCAGAGCATCCTCGGATCAAAGGGGATAGATTTTATCCACGAAGAAGCCACAGGTGTGGATCCCGAAAACTCCGAGGTTATTACCGCCGCCCGGAAAATCCGGTATGATTACCTCATTATTGCAACAGGTCCGGCCCTTGCTTTCTCTGCCGTGCCAGGTCTTGGCCCGGAGAAGGGATACACGGAGTGCATCTTCACCCTCGAACAGGCCGTCAGATGCCATGAGGCATGGAAACGGTTTCTTGAAGACCCCGGTCCGATAGTTATAGGTTCCGTTCAGGGGGTAAGCTGTTTCGGGCCGACTTATGAATATGCCTTCGAGGTTGCAGCCGAACTGAAAAAGAGGAAGATCAGACATAAGGTGCCGATAACCCTTGTAACATCAGAGCCTTATATAGGTCACTTCGGGATAGGGGGACTTGGAAAATCCAGAAGGATTATGGAAGACGAATTCGCCGAGAGGGAAATAGGTGTTATAACAAACATGGCTGTTGAGGAGTTTACCCCTGAGGAGGTGAGATTGAATGACGGGACAAAGCTCCCCTTTGAACTATCGATGTTTGCACCTCCAATGACAGGTGTTCCGGCGGTATCGCATCTCGGAAATCCCAAGGGGTTTATCCCTGTCGACGATAACTACAGGCACAGGGATTTCAGGAATATTTTTTCTGTTGGTGTTGCCGTGGCAATGGCGCCACCGGAAAAGACGCCTGTACCGACAGGCCTCCCGAAAACCGGTTTCATGACGGTGAAGATGGCCAGGGATGCCGCAAGGACCATTACCGCGGACATACTCGGTAAGGAACCCCCTGAAACCGAGCCTGTCGACGTCTTATGCCTTATGGATATGGGGGATACCGCTGCCTTTATGAAGGCAAAACCCGTGCTCCCGCCAAGGCAGGAGTCAACACTCAAGGCGGGTAAACAGTATAAATGGATGAAGGCGGGCTTTGAAAAGTACTACCTCTGGAAGATAAAGCACGGGTTGACGCAGCTTCCCTAAATAAACCGGTACACTCTCACCATAATTCTCTGACATTTCACCCTGGCCCATGAACGGTCTCTCAGGCAATCAGCCAAGGCGCCAACCTTGTCATCCTGAAGACCCCTTTTTTTGTTAGAATATAAAAATGAAAACAAGCCCCGTATTTGACAGGGATTCCCTGAGGGAACTGCGTAAGGGCAGGGAGTCCTTAAAAAGAATAGAGACCTTCCCCTACAGTGAGGAGGTCAGATCCATAATGGTTTCGCCCGTTTTTACCTTCCATCCGGATGTAAAGATAAAGTCGGTTATCAGGGAGATGGCAACCCGCGGCATCTCTTCCGTAGTTATTGTAAACGGAAAAGACGAGCCTGTAGGGATAGTCACGGAGAGGGACATACTGAAGAGGATTGCAACTACCGATTGCCTCGATATCGATAAAGTGCCTGTATCAAAGGTGATGACCTCTGATCCCATCCAACTGGAACCCGGAGACTCGATATACCGGGCAATATCCGTACTCAATGAACACAGGATAAAACACCTGCCGATATCCGAGGGGGGGAGGCTTGCAGGTATAGTTACCTTCAGGCAGTTACTTAAATTAAGACACCCTGAGCCGATGATGCTTATCTCGTCGATAGAAACAGCATCGGATTTTGAGGAGTTGAGAAAGATAAAGGACAAGCAGCCTGTAGTGGCGGCATCCAAACTGTCGATGGGTATAAGCGCCTATGAGATCGTCACCATGCTGTCGCTGATCAATCAGGATATACACAGAAAGGTCCTTGAACTTGTGATAGACCTGATAGGGGTTCCACCCCTTGGCTTCTGTCTTTTTCTGACTGGAAGTCACGGGAGACAGGAAAACCTCCTCACCCCGGATCAGGACCAGGGGATGATAATAGAGGACAGCGAGCAGTACTATGATGACTACCAGGACTATTTCATAGATCTTTCAAAGAGATTTTCAGAAGGGCTTATCACTGCGGGTTTTTCCTTCTGTCCCGGTTATATCATGTCCATGAACCCTATCTGGAGAAAACAGCTCTCTGAGTGGAAAATCCAGATAAAATACTGGTTCGAGACCCAGATCAGCAATCTTGGCAGGTACGCCACAGTGCTTTATGACGCAATGCCCCTTTATGGAAACATGGATCTGTTCGGCAGAATGAAGGACTTTGCCTTCTCGGTACTGAATAAACATCACGAGGTATTAAGGGTGATGCATGAAGAGGAGGGAAGCCATAAGATTCCCATTGGATTCCTGGGGAAGTTCATAACGGAGAAAGGGGGTCCCCACAAGGGTGAACTGGATGTCAAGAGAAGCGGTCTTATTTTCGTGGTTGAAGGCATAAGGATCCTCTCCCTGTCTCATGGCATAAGGGAGACTTCAACGATAAAGAGGATAAACGTCCTTGTCAACCGTAGCTTCTTGCATAAAGACGATGGTGAGTACTTTGAAGCAGCCTATCAGCTTCT
Coding sequences within:
- a CDS encoding inosine 5'-monophosphate dehydrogenase yields the protein MKTSPVFDRDSLRELRKGRESLKRIETFPYSEEVRSIMVSPVFTFHPDVKIKSVIREMATRGISSVVIVNGKDEPVGIVTERDILKRIATTDCLDIDKVPVSKVMTSDPIQLEPGDSIYRAISVLNEHRIKHLPISEGGRLAGIVTFRQLLKLRHPEPMMLISSIETASDFEELRKIKDKQPVVAASKLSMGISAYEIVTMLSLINQDIHRKVLELVIDLIGVPPLGFCLFLTGSHGRQENLLTPDQDQGMIIEDSEQYYDDYQDYFIDLSKRFSEGLITAGFSFCPGYIMSMNPIWRKQLSEWKIQIKYWFETQISNLGRYATVLYDAMPLYGNMDLFGRMKDFAFSVLNKHHEVLRVMHEEEGSHKIPIGFLGKFITEKGGPHKGELDVKRSGLIFVVEGIRILSLSHGIRETSTIKRINVLVNRSFLHKDDGEYFEAAYQLLLYHALRSEVAKATGGKIDTYINPEKLSAYDKEMLRHAFKAVSALQELVASEFGELVL
- a CDS encoding DsrH like protein, encoding MLVIVRSSPDTPEGKRGLKMARDMAADIVFLQNGIYFALNDMMEGFCGTAYALDEDIQLRGLSGQMRGIRVIGWDELIDLMADEDKVIGTF
- the fccB gene encoding sulfide dehydrogenase [flavocytochrome c] flavoprotein chain precursor; protein product: MGVRIVILGGSFGGLTCAFDLRRQLGKKAEISVVCDLDGFIFIPSLPWVSMGYRSPADITLPLQSILGSKGIDFIHEEATGVDPENSEVITAARKIRYDYLIIATGPALAFSAVPGLGPEKGYTECIFTLEQAVRCHEAWKRFLEDPGPIVIGSVQGVSCFGPTYEYAFEVAAELKKRKIRHKVPITLVTSEPYIGHFGIGGLGKSRRIMEDEFAEREIGVITNMAVEEFTPEEVRLNDGTKLPFELSMFAPPMTGVPAVSHLGNPKGFIPVDDNYRHRDFRNIFSVGVAVAMAPPEKTPVPTGLPKTGFMTVKMARDAARTITADILGKEPPETEPVDVLCLMDMGDTAAFMKAKPVLPPRQESTLKAGKQYKWMKAGFEKYYLWKIKHGLTQLP
- the bigR gene encoding biofilm growth-associated repressor, with the protein product MRSICQKAELLKVIAHPARIMILEELTKGVKCVSDFEEFLEISQPNISQHLTLLRNHRIIDYYMDGRLRCYFLVDSIIPDILEILKKDYPEPIPAPACCPVTKKGKYPGKRRH